The Chitinophaga sp. H8 genome contains a region encoding:
- the ppsA gene encoding phosphoenolpyruvate synthase: protein MSSFVLGFQDIDNTKLQEAGGKGMHLGELTRIAGIHVPDGFCVTTAAFKKMMAEIPEMNRLLDKLSVLKVEDRDRIRELSREIRRCIEGAAVSPDLRKEISGFLPEEDRAYAVRSSATAEDLPGASFAGQQDTYLNIIGKTAILTHISKCWASLFTERAIIYRIQNGFDHRKVYLAVVVQEMVFPQVAGIMFTADPVSGNRKMLSIDASFGLGETMVAGLVNADNYKVHSGKLVDKRIPAKQRAIYALKEGGTMEQAVAQEQQHRQALTDEQILKLAHTGRKIEAYFGCPQDIEWCLADDTFYIVQSRPITTLYPVPEVNDQENHVYVSVGHQQMMTDPIKPLGLSFYLLTTSARMSKAGGRLFVDITRQLSSPASRKAMIENVLGKSDPLIKDALLTIVAREGFLKLIPDDEAAPGPGRRATGADSPVANDPAIVVELMQRHKVSIAALKQNIQLKSGTAVFDFILEDLQEARQALFGAQNMQALMAFFDASSWLNEKMNEWLGEKNAADILAQSVSNNITSEMGLALLDVADVIRPYPAIIDYLQQVKADNFLEELLPFNGGQEVRDAIYAYLSKYGMRCAGEIDTTKARWSERPVTLVPLLLNNIKNFTPGASKQKFEQGLQEALQKEVELLSRLRQLPDGEQKAEATKQMISQLRNFAGYREYPKYGLVNRYFIYKQALLKEATQLVQANVIHEKEDVYYLYFEEFREVVQSHLLEYGIINKRKAEYMVYEKLTPPRVITSDGEIITGKYNREDLPAGALAGLAVSSGVIEGRARVVLNMEDADLATGDILVTSFTDPSWTPLFVSIKGLVTEVGGLMPHGAVIAREYGLPAVVGVEHATKLIKDGQRIRVHGTEGYVEML from the coding sequence ATGAGCTCATTTGTACTTGGTTTTCAGGACATCGACAACACCAAACTCCAGGAGGCAGGCGGAAAAGGTATGCATCTGGGGGAACTTACCAGGATAGCAGGGATACATGTACCGGATGGTTTTTGTGTTACTACCGCAGCTTTTAAGAAGATGATGGCGGAGATACCGGAGATGAATAGGTTACTTGACAAGTTGTCCGTTTTAAAAGTAGAAGACCGGGACAGGATCCGGGAATTGAGCCGTGAGATTCGCCGGTGTATTGAAGGAGCAGCCGTTTCCCCGGACCTCCGGAAGGAAATTTCCGGCTTTCTCCCGGAGGAAGATCGTGCATATGCCGTACGGTCCAGTGCTACCGCCGAGGATTTGCCAGGGGCTTCTTTTGCAGGACAGCAGGATACGTACCTGAACATTATTGGAAAGACGGCTATCTTAACGCATATCAGTAAGTGCTGGGCATCGCTGTTTACGGAACGGGCCATCATTTACCGTATTCAAAATGGCTTCGACCATCGTAAGGTGTACTTAGCGGTGGTGGTGCAGGAGATGGTTTTTCCGCAGGTAGCGGGAATTATGTTTACCGCTGATCCGGTCAGTGGCAACCGGAAAATGTTATCTATTGATGCCAGCTTTGGGCTGGGAGAGACGATGGTGGCGGGCCTGGTGAATGCGGATAACTACAAAGTACATAGTGGTAAGTTGGTAGATAAGCGGATCCCTGCCAAGCAGCGGGCTATTTATGCTTTAAAAGAGGGTGGTACGATGGAGCAGGCAGTAGCGCAGGAGCAGCAGCACAGGCAGGCGTTGACGGATGAGCAGATTTTAAAATTGGCACACACCGGGCGGAAGATCGAAGCATATTTTGGCTGTCCGCAGGATATTGAATGGTGCCTGGCGGATGATACTTTTTATATTGTCCAGAGCCGGCCTATCACTACCTTGTACCCGGTTCCGGAAGTGAACGACCAGGAAAATCATGTATATGTATCTGTGGGGCATCAGCAAATGATGACCGACCCTATAAAACCGCTGGGCCTTTCTTTTTATCTGTTAACAACCTCTGCACGCATGAGCAAAGCGGGCGGAAGACTGTTTGTAGATATCACGCGTCAGCTATCTTCTCCTGCCAGCAGAAAGGCGATGATAGAAAATGTGTTAGGAAAATCAGATCCGTTGATCAAAGACGCGTTGCTGACTATCGTTGCCCGGGAAGGTTTTCTAAAATTAATACCGGATGATGAAGCTGCACCTGGGCCTGGAAGAAGGGCTACGGGGGCTGACTCACCTGTCGCGAATGATCCGGCTATTGTTGTTGAGCTAATGCAGCGGCATAAAGTATCTATAGCAGCGTTAAAGCAAAATATTCAGTTGAAATCCGGGACAGCGGTATTTGATTTTATCCTGGAAGATTTGCAGGAGGCCAGGCAGGCTTTATTTGGCGCACAGAATATGCAGGCGCTGATGGCATTTTTTGATGCTTCATCATGGCTCAACGAAAAAATGAATGAGTGGTTGGGCGAGAAGAATGCCGCAGATATACTTGCTCAGTCGGTATCAAACAATATTACCTCTGAGATGGGGCTGGCACTTTTGGATGTAGCAGATGTGATCCGTCCTTATCCTGCAATTATTGATTATTTGCAACAGGTAAAAGCGGATAACTTTCTGGAAGAACTGCTTCCGTTTAATGGGGGACAGGAAGTCCGGGATGCTATTTATGCTTATCTCAGCAAATACGGGATGCGATGCGCAGGAGAGATCGACACTACCAAAGCCCGTTGGAGCGAAAGGCCTGTTACATTGGTACCACTGCTCCTCAATAATATCAAAAACTTTACACCTGGTGCCAGCAAGCAGAAATTTGAACAAGGATTACAGGAAGCGTTGCAGAAAGAGGTGGAGTTATTAAGCCGGTTACGCCAGCTACCAGATGGTGAGCAGAAAGCGGAAGCAACCAAGCAAATGATCAGCCAGCTCCGGAATTTTGCCGGTTACCGGGAATATCCGAAATATGGGTTAGTCAATCGCTACTTCATTTATAAACAGGCTTTATTGAAAGAAGCAACCCAATTGGTACAAGCCAACGTTATCCACGAGAAAGAAGATGTTTACTATCTCTATTTTGAAGAATTTCGGGAAGTGGTACAAAGCCATCTATTGGAGTATGGGATCATCAACAAACGAAAAGCGGAGTACATGGTGTATGAAAAGCTGACGCCTCCGCGTGTTATTACCTCTGATGGTGAAATCATTACAGGTAAGTACAACCGGGAAGATCTCCCTGCCGGAGCATTGGCCGGACTGGCGGTTTCTTCCGGAGTAATTGAAGGACGGGCACGCGTAGTCCTAAACATGGAAGATGCGGATCTCGCAACGGGGGATATATTGGTCACTTCCTTTACAGACCCCAGCTGGACGCCCTTGTTTGTGTCCATAAAAGGCCTGGTTACAGAAGTAGGCGGATTGATGCCCCACGGCGCCGTAATTGCGCGTGAATATGGTTTGCCAGCGGTGGTTGGGGTGGAACATGCGACTAAACTTATCAAAGACGGGCAACGGATCCGGGTACACGGCACGGAAGGGTATGTGGAAATGCTGTAG